One stretch of Aquimarina sp. Aq107 DNA includes these proteins:
- a CDS encoding Ig-like domain-containing protein yields the protein MIKKLISIYLLLMLGNQLLFSQADHISWEFRGGSLLNNPDGTSTGPGSVPAGLDVATIPNTSITRGRLRSAVLGDLDNDGDLDFISGSQGGTVHYFKNEGTITTPNWVSASIPTLDTIWIDRNLTVRNQNRPQLADIDDDGDLDLFIGTDYDYERDRNNDVLFYRNIGSPEIPVFEYIPDGISGLHNQEIAEFPGLGFVDLDNDSDLDLVALGSDKLTYFKNIGTKNNPSFERQSEADSPWIDESAFNNMDVPIPVFEDFDKDGDLDMFFMIDTGFVRWLENTGTSTVPNFASVQNTFNGELTLGEIGSFPTIDFGDVDGDGLKDAILGSFNVARFAWFKQIPVCVAPSIPNISATTEVCEGETTNITISGDLNIASTWSIYTDSCGGNLLGTTTINNSTFEVTPTAPSTTYYIRAEDGDITCIDETTANCLTITINVNPIDDSSFSYDQAIYCENEPNTTPTITGLTGGVFSSTTGLVIDPSSGVINIADSDAGDYVVTYTTTGTCPNSSQTNVNITELDDPSFSYDQAIYCENEPNTTPTITGLTGGVFSSTTGLVIDPSSGVINIADSDAGDYVVTYTTTGTCPNSSQTNVNITELDDPSFSYDQAIYCENEPNTTPTITGLTGGVFSSTTGLVIDPSSGVINIADSDAGDYVVTYTTTGTCPNSSQTNVNITELDDPSFSYDQAIYCENEPNTTPTITGLTGGVFSSTTGLVIDPSSGVINIADSDAGDYVVTYTTTGTCPNSSQTNVNITELDDPSFSYDQAIYCENEPNTTPTITGLTGGVFSSTTGLVIDPSSGVINIADSDAGDYVVTYTTTGTCPNSSQTNVNITELDDPSFSYDQAIYCSDQPNTTPTITGLTGGVFSSTTGLVIDPSSGVINIADSDAGDYVVTYTTTGTCTNSSQTNVNITELDDPSFSYDQAIYCENQPNTTPTITGLTGGVFSSTTGLVIDPSSGVINIADSDAGDYVVTYTTTGTCPNSNQTNVSITELDDPSFSYDQAIYCENEPNTTPTITGLTGGVFSSTTGLVIDPSSGVINIADSDAGDYVVTYTTTGTCPNSSQTNVNITELDDPSFSYDQAIYCENEPNTAPTITGLTGGVFSSTTGLVIDPSSGVINIADSDAGDYVVTYTTTGTCTNSSQTNVNITELDDPSFSYDQAIYCSDQQNTTPTITGLTGGVFSSTTGLVIDPSSGVINIADSDAGDYVVTYTTTGTCPNSSQTNVNITELDDPSFSYDQAIYCSDQQNTTPTITGLTGGVFSSTTGLVIDPSSGVINIADSDAGDYVVTYTTTGTCSNSSNFDITINDLDDASFLYPASSFSTTGSNTVPVITGLTGGVFTSLPSGLVIDNNTGEIDLTNSIPNTYTITYTVDRTCVNSSSVNMFIIDDTPPTASITSTESNPTGNSSFEITITFSEEINDFDLNDIIVQNGIVSNLSGDGLSYQAMITATSTGTVAIDINTNSFTDLYGNGNIATTQFIINFDNTLGINDESLSNLITIYPIPSRNTINISGEISLNLKRVEFFDIQGKLIFSETLDINSITNSIDISSIHSGLYLMRIISETDSITKKILKE from the coding sequence ATGATAAAAAAATTAATTTCTATTTATTTACTCCTTATGCTAGGGAATCAACTCTTATTTTCCCAAGCTGATCATATAAGTTGGGAGTTTAGAGGAGGAAGTCTTCTTAATAATCCCGACGGAACATCTACTGGACCAGGATCAGTTCCTGCAGGATTGGATGTAGCAACAATACCGAACACATCTATCACAAGAGGTCGTCTACGATCTGCAGTACTCGGAGATCTAGATAATGATGGAGATCTAGATTTTATTTCTGGTAGCCAAGGAGGTACAGTACACTATTTTAAAAACGAAGGTACAATTACCACTCCAAACTGGGTGTCGGCATCTATACCCACTTTAGATACTATTTGGATTGATAGAAATTTAACAGTAAGGAACCAAAATAGACCTCAACTTGCAGATATTGATGATGACGGAGATCTTGATTTATTTATAGGTACAGATTATGATTATGAACGCGATCGAAATAATGACGTTCTTTTTTACAGAAACATAGGCTCCCCTGAAATTCCTGTATTTGAATATATTCCGGATGGTATATCAGGACTTCATAATCAAGAGATAGCCGAATTTCCTGGTTTAGGTTTTGTAGATCTTGATAATGATTCTGATCTAGATCTCGTTGCACTTGGTAGTGATAAACTAACTTATTTCAAAAATATAGGCACAAAAAATAATCCCAGCTTTGAACGACAGTCTGAAGCGGATAGCCCTTGGATTGATGAAAGTGCTTTTAACAATATGGATGTTCCAATACCCGTATTTGAAGATTTTGACAAAGACGGAGATTTAGACATGTTCTTTATGATTGATACTGGGTTTGTTAGATGGTTAGAAAATACTGGGACATCTACAGTTCCGAATTTTGCTTCAGTCCAAAATACATTCAATGGTGAATTAACTCTTGGAGAAATTGGAAGTTTCCCGACTATAGATTTTGGAGATGTTGATGGAGATGGTTTAAAAGATGCAATTCTAGGTAGTTTTAATGTAGCAAGATTTGCTTGGTTTAAACAAATTCCGGTATGTGTAGCTCCAAGTATTCCCAACATTTCTGCAACTACAGAAGTATGTGAAGGTGAAACGACAAATATAACCATATCTGGTGATCTTAATATTGCTTCCACCTGGTCTATTTATACGGACTCCTGTGGAGGAAATTTACTAGGAACTACTACCATAAACAATTCAACATTCGAAGTAACCCCTACTGCACCTAGTACTACATACTATATAAGAGCAGAAGATGGTGATATCACTTGTATAGATGAGACAACAGCTAATTGCTTAACAATTACAATTAACGTTAATCCTATTGATGATTCTAGTTTTAGCTACGATCAAGCAATCTATTGTGAGAATGAGCCAAACACTACTCCAACAATTACGGGGCTAACTGGTGGAGTATTCAGCAGTACAACCGGACTTGTAATTGATCCTTCTTCAGGTGTAATAAATATTGCGGATAGTGATGCAGGTGATTATGTGGTAACATACACAACTACGGGAACCTGTCCGAACTCTAGCCAAACTAATGTAAACATAACGGAACTTGATGATCCGAGCTTTAGCTACGATCAAGCAATCTATTGTGAGAATGAGCCAAACACTACTCCAACAATTACAGGGCTAACTGGTGGAGTATTCAGTAGTACAACCGGACTTGTAATTGATCCTTCTTCAGGTGTAATAAATATTGCGGATAGTGATGCAGGTGATTATGTGGTAACATACACAACTACGGGAACCTGTCCGAACTCTAGCCAAACTAATGTAAACATAACGGAACTTGATGATCCGAGCTTTAGCTACGATCAAGCAATCTATTGTGAGAATGAGCCAAACACTACTCCAACAATTACAGGGCTAACTGGTGGAGTATTCAGTAGTACAACCGGACTTGTAATTGATCCTTCTTCAGGTGTAATAAATATTGCGGATAGTGATGCAGGTGATTATGTGGTAACATACACAACTACGGGAACCTGTCCGAACTCTAGCCAAACTAATGTAAACATAACGGAACTTGATGATCCGAGCTTTAGCTACGATCAAGCAATCTATTGTGAGAATGAGCCAAACACTACTCCAACAATTACAGGGCTAACTGGTGGAGTATTCAGTAGTACAACCGGACTTGTAATTGATCCTTCTTCAGGTGTAATAAATATTGCGGATAGTGATGCAGGTGATTATGTGGTAACATACACAACTACGGGAACCTGTCCGAACTCTAGCCAAACTAATGTAAACATAACGGAACTTGATGATCCGAGCTTTAGCTACGATCAAGCAATCTATTGTGAGAATGAGCCAAATACAACTCCAACAATTACGGGGCTAACTGGCGGAGTATTCAGCAGTACAACTGGACTTGTAATTGATCCTTCTTCAGGTGTAATAAATATTGCGGATAGTGATGCAGGTGATTATGTGGTAACATACACAACTACGGGAACCTGTCCGAACTCTAGTCAAACTAATGTAAATATAACGGAACTTGATGATCCGAGCTTTAGCTATGATCAAGCAATATATTGTTCTGATCAACCAAATACAACTCCAACAATTACAGGGCTAACTGGTGGAGTATTCAGCAGTACAACGGGACTTGTAATTGATCCTTCTTCAGGTGTAATAAATATTGCGGATAGTGATGCAGGTGATTACGTGGTAACATACACAACTACGGGAACCTGTACGAACTCTAGCCAAACTAATGTAAACATAACGGAACTTGATGATCCGAGCTTTAGCTACGATCAAGCAATTTATTGTGAGAATCAACCAAATACAACTCCAACAATTACAGGGCTAACTGGTGGAGTATTCAGCAGTACAACGGGACTTGTAATTGATCCTTCTTCAGGTGTAATAAATATTGCGGATAGTGATGCAGGTGATTACGTGGTAACATACACAACTACGGGAACCTGTCCGAACTCTAACCAAACTAATGTAAGTATTACTGAACTTGATGATCCGAGCTTTAGCTACGATCAAGCAATCTATTGTGAGAATGAGCCAAACACTACTCCAACAATTACAGGGCTAACTGGTGGAGTATTCAGTAGTACAACCGGACTTGTAATTGATCCTTCTTCAGGTGTAATAAATATTGCGGATAGTGATGCAGGTGATTATGTGGTAACATACACAACTACGGGAACCTGTCCGAACTCTAGCCAAACTAATGTAAACATAACGGAACTTGATGATCCGAGCTTTAGCTACGATCAAGCAATCTATTGTGAGAATGAGCCAAACACTGCCCCAACAATTACAGGGCTAACTGGTGGAGTATTCAGCAGTACAACGGGACTTGTAATTGATCCTTCTTCAGGTGTAATAAATATTGCGGATAGTGATGCAGGTGATTATGTGGTAACATATACAACTACGGGAACCTGTACGAACTCTAGTCAAACTAATGTAAATATTACTGAACTTGATGATCCGAGCTTTAGCTACGATCAAGCTATATATTGTTCTGATCAACAAAATACAACTCCAACAATTACAGGGCTAACTGGTGGAGTATTCAGCAGTACAACGGGACTTGTAATTGATCCTTCTTCGGGAGTAATAAATATCGCAGATAGTGATGCAGGTGATTATGTAGTAACCTATACAACTACGGGAACCTGTCCGAACTCTAGTCAAACTAATGTAAATATTACTGAACTTGATGATCCGAGCTTTAGCTACGATCAAGCTATATATTGTTCTGATCAACAAAATACAACTCCAACAATTACAGGGCTAACTGGTGGAGTATTCAGTAGTACAACGGGACTTGTAATTGATCCTTCTTCGGGAGTAATAAATATCGCAGATAGTGATGCAGGTGATTATGTAGTAACCTATACAACTACGGGAACTTGTTCGAATTCATCTAATTTTGACATTACAATTAATGATTTAGATGACGCATCATTTTTATATCCAGCGTCTTCTTTTTCAACTACTGGATCAAATACAGTTCCTGTAATAACTGGATTAACAGGTGGTGTTTTTACATCCTTACCATCGGGATTAGTTATCGATAATAACACTGGAGAAATCGATCTAACCAATTCAATACCTAATACCTACACCATTACATATACCGTAGACAGAACATGTGTTAACTCATCTAGTGTAAATATGTTTATCATAGATGATACACCTCCGACGGCAAGTATTACTTCTACTGAAAGTAATCCAACAGGTAATTCTTCATTTGAAATCACTATTACTTTTAGTGAAGAAATCAATGATTTTGATTTAAATGATATTATTGTTCAAAATGGAATTGTAAGTAATCTTTCTGGTGACGGATTATCCTACCAAGCTATGATCACTGCAACATCAACAGGAACAGTTGCTATTGATATTAATACAAATAGTTTTACTGATCTCTATGGCAATGGAAATATCGCTACAACTCAATTCATAATTAATTTTGATAATACTTTAGGTATTAATGACGAAAGTCTATCAAATCTTATTACTATTTATCCAATACCATCAAGAAATACAATCAATATATCAGGTGAAATCAGTTTAAATTTAAAACGTGTTGAATTTTTTGATATTCAAGGTAAACTAATATTTTCCGAAACATTAGATATCAATAGTATTACTAACAGCATTGACATATCTTCGATTCATTCCGGTTTATATTTAATGAGAATAATTTCTGAAACAGACTCGATAACAAAAAAAATACTCAAAGAATAA
- a CDS encoding lantibiotic dehydratase family protein, which translates to MSYKNFSKYVLRTPLFSFSFYKELTKNEELSEEELKAVCTDKIVKEAIFLASPSLYQEFEKWLKGEIKEKAASERMMYSVLKYLSRMSSRCTPFGLFAGTAVGEFSNITSIELSDKSKNNRHTRLDMNYLVALSQDIVKDKKIRNQLLFYPNTSIYKAGKQLRYVEYSYINSRRVHHIVAVEDSEYLQKVLTKVKKGALLSDLAEVLVDDEITYEEASGYIDQLVESQLLISELEPSVSGPEFLDQIMPVLKKLSGTDHIISELENARETLEHIDKKMGNSAQEYINLSESLKKLETGFELKYMFQTDMNLSVEKNTLSYDTIRKIRRGLSLLNKLTLPPKETFISRFKSAFYERYESREVSLSKALDVELGIGFLQDKDSGDVSQIIDDLLLPYKQEKVAVKEVKWSSIQSILHKKLVSSIKEGKHLLELTDKDFEGLEENWQDLPDTISSMVELVEIDSTQKIVMSSCGGSSAANLLGRFCHGDDSLNTYTQEIIDLETKLNPDKILAEIVHLPESRVGNILMRPNFRKYEIPYLAKSIITDQDQLLLDDLMISASPRGKVKLRSKKFNKEVLPHLTNAHNFLSNALPIYQFLANMQTQNVRSGIGFDWGPFSDEYDFLPRVEYKDVIFSNATWNISSLDIADLLKSQKNDDEFKIELHKIIDAKKLPQFVLLVDGDNELLINTRNVTSMKMLLNTVKKRGRFKLKEFLHSEDSSIKEGENTFTNQIVVSFYNETKLKNIQN; encoded by the coding sequence ATGAGCTATAAAAACTTTTCTAAGTACGTTTTAAGAACACCGCTCTTTTCTTTTTCATTTTATAAAGAGTTAACTAAAAACGAAGAACTAAGTGAAGAAGAACTAAAAGCAGTTTGTACAGATAAAATTGTTAAAGAAGCGATTTTTTTAGCATCTCCTTCATTATATCAGGAGTTTGAAAAGTGGCTAAAAGGAGAAATCAAGGAGAAAGCAGCATCAGAACGTATGATGTATTCTGTTTTGAAATATCTTAGTAGGATGTCTTCCAGATGTACTCCATTTGGTCTTTTTGCCGGTACTGCGGTTGGAGAATTTTCGAATATAACATCTATAGAACTTTCTGATAAGTCTAAGAATAATCGGCATACACGATTAGATATGAATTATCTGGTAGCGTTATCTCAGGATATCGTAAAAGATAAGAAAATCCGGAATCAACTCTTGTTTTACCCTAATACCAGTATATATAAAGCAGGAAAACAACTTAGGTATGTAGAATATTCTTATATAAACAGTAGAAGGGTGCATCATATTGTTGCAGTAGAGGACTCAGAATATTTACAAAAGGTACTAACTAAAGTAAAAAAAGGAGCATTACTTAGTGATTTAGCGGAAGTATTAGTAGACGATGAAATTACTTATGAAGAAGCTTCTGGATATATTGATCAATTGGTAGAAAGTCAATTATTAATTAGTGAATTAGAACCTTCTGTTTCTGGACCAGAATTTTTGGATCAGATAATGCCGGTTTTAAAGAAATTATCAGGAACTGATCATATTATTTCTGAATTGGAAAATGCTCGAGAAACGTTGGAACATATTGATAAAAAAATGGGTAATTCTGCCCAAGAATATATCAATCTTAGCGAATCTCTTAAGAAGTTAGAAACTGGTTTTGAGTTAAAATATATGTTTCAAACGGATATGAATTTGTCTGTGGAGAAGAACACACTGAGTTATGATACGATAAGAAAAATAAGAAGAGGGTTATCATTACTTAACAAATTGACCTTGCCTCCGAAAGAAACATTTATTTCTAGATTTAAATCAGCTTTTTATGAACGTTATGAGAGTAGAGAGGTGTCTTTATCAAAAGCGCTTGATGTAGAACTAGGAATTGGTTTTTTACAAGATAAAGACTCTGGAGATGTGAGTCAGATTATTGATGACCTTTTACTACCATATAAACAAGAAAAAGTAGCTGTAAAAGAGGTTAAATGGTCTTCGATACAATCAATTCTTCATAAAAAATTAGTTTCGTCTATAAAAGAAGGAAAACATTTATTAGAACTTACAGATAAGGATTTTGAAGGATTAGAAGAAAACTGGCAGGATTTGCCAGATACGATTTCTTCTATGGTAGAATTAGTAGAAATAGATAGTACACAAAAAATAGTAATGTCTAGTTGTGGAGGCTCGAGCGCAGCTAATTTATTAGGGCGTTTTTGTCACGGTGATGATTCTTTAAATACCTACACTCAGGAAATAATTGATTTAGAAACCAAGTTAAATCCAGACAAAATTTTAGCAGAAATAGTGCATTTACCAGAATCAAGAGTTGGTAATATTTTGATGCGACCTAATTTTAGAAAATATGAAATTCCTTATTTAGCAAAATCTATTATTACTGATCAAGATCAACTTTTGTTAGATGATTTAATGATTTCTGCAAGCCCAAGAGGTAAAGTAAAATTACGTTCCAAAAAATTTAATAAAGAAGTGCTTCCCCATTTAACAAATGCCCATAATTTTTTGAGTAATGCTTTACCGATTTATCAGTTTTTAGCAAATATGCAAACGCAAAATGTAAGAAGTGGAATTGGTTTTGATTGGGGGCCGTTTTCGGACGAGTATGATTTTTTACCAAGAGTTGAGTATAAAGATGTTATATTCTCTAATGCAACTTGGAATATTTCATCATTAGATATTGCTGATTTATTGAAATCTCAAAAGAATGATGATGAATTTAAGATCGAATTACATAAAATTATTGATGCTAAAAAACTACCTCAGTTTGTACTTCTTGTAGATGGAGATAATGAATTGTTAATTAATACGCGGAATGTAACATCAATGAAAATGTTGCTGAATACAGTAAAGAAGAGAGGAAGATTTAAATTAAAGGAATTTTTGCATTCGGAAGATAGTTCTATAAAAGAGGGAGAAAATACGTTTACAAATCAAATTGTGGTGTCTTTTTATAACGAAACCAAACTAAAAAATATACAGAATTAA
- a CDS encoding thiopeptide-type bacteriocin biosynthesis protein has protein sequence MVDVQRSFIIGSEWLYYKIYTGPKTSDLILTDIVKPITTHLLDKGIIDKWFFIRYNDPKHHIRLRFHYNKPENIAEVINTLYGSLKEFSDEDLIWKIQLDTYQREVERYGVETMSISEELFFLDSRMIVDFLDMIDGDEGEELRWLFGVRAIDQLLQDFGYSEDDKLALLERLKTGFGVEFGMNKGLKKQMDKKFRNEHDKIKNFLSFERDSDPDYAPIIDVLDEKSISSKDLVKEILTIVDKNQLDDMMSSYIHMLMNRLFRSKNRLHEMVLYDLLYRTYKVAWGIRKFKNKT, from the coding sequence ATGGTTGATGTACAAAGATCCTTTATTATAGGTAGTGAGTGGTTGTATTATAAAATATATACTGGACCTAAAACCTCTGATCTGATTCTTACCGATATTGTTAAACCAATTACTACGCATCTTTTAGACAAAGGAATTATTGATAAATGGTTTTTTATAAGATATAATGATCCGAAGCATCATATTAGATTGAGATTTCACTATAATAAACCTGAAAATATTGCTGAGGTTATAAACACATTATATGGCTCGCTAAAAGAGTTTTCTGATGAAGATCTTATATGGAAAATACAATTGGATACATATCAAAGAGAGGTAGAGCGATACGGAGTAGAAACTATGAGTATCTCAGAAGAATTATTTTTTTTGGATAGCAGAATGATAGTGGATTTTTTAGATATGATTGACGGAGATGAAGGAGAAGAATTGAGGTGGTTATTTGGGGTTAGAGCTATAGATCAATTACTTCAGGATTTTGGTTATAGTGAAGATGATAAGTTGGCTTTATTGGAACGTTTAAAGACTGGATTTGGTGTTGAGTTTGGAATGAATAAGGGGCTTAAGAAGCAAATGGATAAGAAATTCAGAAATGAACATGATAAAATTAAAAATTTCCTAAGTTTCGAAAGAGATTCAGATCCAGATTACGCTCCGATTATTGATGTTTTAGATGAGAAAAGTATAAGTAGTAAAGATTTGGTTAAAGAAATATTGACGATTGTAGATAAAAATCAATTAGATGATATGATGAGTAGTTATATTCATATGCTTATGAATCGATTGTTTAGGTCTAAGAATCGTTTACACGAAATGGTATTGTATGATTTATTATATAGAACCTATAAAGTAGCTTGGGGGATAAGAAAATTTAAGAATAAAACGTAA
- a CDS encoding AraC family transcriptional regulator, translating to MKNLYLNNSQNINLNQVSDQKEIQEKIVKLRQHIEINQSFLNSTLSIKELANSVGMETQELSILINRYIGKHFFDFINEYRIEMAIKILEDPNRRSSHVLEILYEVGFNSKSSFHRAFRKYTRKTPKDYRAKF from the coding sequence GTGAAAAATTTGTATCTAAATAATTCTCAAAATATAAATTTGAATCAAGTAAGTGATCAGAAAGAAATTCAAGAAAAAATTGTAAAATTAAGACAACACATTGAAATTAATCAGTCTTTTCTTAATTCTACATTAAGCATAAAGGAGCTTGCAAATAGTGTTGGTATGGAAACTCAGGAGTTGTCAATTTTGATTAATCGTTATATTGGCAAGCATTTTTTTGATTTCATTAATGAGTATAGAATTGAGATGGCTATCAAAATTCTTGAAGACCCTAATAGAAGATCCAGTCATGTTTTGGAGATATTGTATGAAGTAGGTTTTAATTCCAAATCATCTTTTCATAGAGCTTTTAGAAAATACACTAGAAAAACTCCTAAAGATTATAGAGCTAAATTTTAA
- a CDS encoding serine hydrolase domain-containing protein, which produces MKKNLLHVLILVIISVSCVNKKNVETSCNLKNNIDIYVTNVMKLHNIPGLAISVIQNDSIIYQTYKGKSSLEQNRNVDEQTLFRMFSSTKLITSTAVFQLIEKGKISLNDKISKYLNNLPLKWRDIRINNLLSHSSGLPDMIRYKWDLTDDQLIEKLSNDEMDFERGNQFEYNQTNYWLLSQIIENVSGLSFAEFVIRNQFNGDYDNVLFSSNATDDIPKRATRYFYNYKTKEFDKDKNNSGARGFSGNGLNITLDEFVKWNSKLDNNELLNSESKKMLWTLFNYKNKTDKFLHGWGIYPVNNLKSVGFSGGNCVGFRKFLDNNTTIILLSNGYLHPAYDIIIDDIARMTIPELKTKDLTLEEDIMSLVVNKEYEKAELVFKTLISENLETEFYNLKWNINGIGNTLNYNSDFAAFDVYNILLMTFPEWWIPQAGLAETYEKQGDTLGAIAGYKRAIKMNVVNKWNYNDQMNAKIKELENN; this is translated from the coding sequence ATGAAAAAAAACCTATTGCATGTTTTAATACTAGTAATTATTAGTGTCTCATGCGTTAATAAAAAAAATGTAGAGACAAGTTGCAACTTGAAAAACAATATTGACATCTATGTTACCAATGTAATGAAGTTGCATAATATCCCAGGTTTGGCTATTTCTGTTATACAAAATGATAGTATAATTTATCAAACTTATAAAGGAAAATCTTCATTGGAGCAAAACAGGAATGTTGACGAACAAACATTGTTTAGAATGTTTTCTTCAACAAAACTAATAACATCTACTGCTGTTTTTCAACTTATAGAAAAGGGAAAAATCAGCTTGAATGATAAAATTTCAAAATATCTTAACAATTTACCACTTAAGTGGCGTGATATTAGAATCAACAATTTATTAAGTCATTCATCTGGACTACCTGATATGATTAGATATAAATGGGATTTAACAGATGATCAGTTAATTGAAAAACTATCTAATGATGAAATGGATTTTGAAAGAGGAAATCAATTTGAATACAATCAAACTAATTATTGGCTTCTTTCTCAAATAATCGAAAATGTCTCTGGATTGTCTTTTGCAGAGTTTGTAATTAGGAATCAATTTAATGGTGACTATGATAATGTATTGTTTTCATCCAATGCTACAGATGATATTCCTAAAAGAGCAACAAGGTATTTCTATAATTATAAGACTAAAGAGTTTGATAAAGACAAGAATAATAGTGGGGCGAGAGGGTTTTCTGGTAATGGATTAAACATTACTCTTGATGAGTTTGTTAAGTGGAATTCTAAATTAGATAATAATGAATTGCTTAATAGTGAATCAAAAAAAATGTTATGGACACTTTTTAATTATAAAAACAAAACAGATAAATTTTTGCACGGGTGGGGAATCTATCCGGTAAATAACCTGAAATCTGTTGGTTTTTCTGGGGGAAATTGTGTAGGATTTAGAAAGTTTTTAGATAATAATACAACTATTATTTTACTTTCAAATGGTTATTTACATCCAGCTTATGATATCATAATAGATGATATTGCTAGGATGACAATTCCAGAATTAAAAACTAAAGATTTGACTTTGGAAGAAGATATTATGAGCTTAGTGGTGAATAAAGAATATGAAAAGGCAGAATTAGTATTTAAAACACTTATCTCAGAAAACTTGGAAACCGAGTTTTATAATTTGAAGTGGAATATAAATGGGATAGGAAATACATTGAATTATAATAGTGATTTTGCAGCATTTGATGTTTACAATATTCTTTTAATGACATTTCCAGAGTGGTGGATTCCTCAAGCAGGTTTGGCTGAGACATACGAAAAACAAGGAGATACTTTAGGAGCTATAGCTGGTTATAAACGTGCGATTAAGATGAATGTGGTTAATAAGTGGAACTACAATGACCAAATGAACGCCAAGATAAAAGAATTAGAAAACAATTAA
- a CDS encoding DUF6503 family protein — MLKIIKVFQIICVMLLSLQSCKNELDSKEIILKSLEAHGGLEKWSSAKKLSYKKTTILYDSIGAIEKKIIQTHKNTFSPKFRAETVWVESAVQKKVVFEDDKISVYFDNVIQGDPELKEKYYKSIFAAHYVIWQPYKLLDEEVILSYIGIDTIDSKEVHVVKVAYFEEDGSPANTWWYYFDALTYKLVGNMVHHGTTYSYIVNTKYEDKTGLSLNAERKSYMTDSLRNPMFLRADYSYEILGFN; from the coding sequence ATGTTAAAGATCATAAAAGTATTCCAAATTATCTGTGTTATGCTATTGTCTCTGCAGTCCTGCAAAAATGAATTGGATTCAAAGGAAATAATACTAAAATCATTAGAGGCGCATGGTGGATTAGAAAAATGGAGCAGTGCAAAGAAGCTCTCATATAAAAAAACTACTATTTTATATGATAGTATTGGAGCTATAGAGAAGAAAATTATACAAACCCATAAAAATACATTCAGTCCAAAGTTTAGGGCAGAAACGGTATGGGTAGAGAGTGCTGTTCAAAAGAAAGTTGTATTCGAGGATGATAAAATTAGCGTGTACTTTGATAACGTTATACAAGGTGATCCAGAGTTAAAAGAAAAGTATTATAAATCTATTTTTGCCGCACACTATGTTATCTGGCAACCTTATAAATTGTTAGATGAGGAGGTTATATTATCTTATATTGGAATTGATACAATAGATAGTAAAGAAGTTCATGTAGTGAAAGTTGCTTATTTTGAAGAGGATGGTTCTCCTGCGAATACTTGGTGGTATTATTTTGATGCATTAACGTATAAATTAGTCGGTAATATGGTACATCACGGGACTACTTATAGTTATATTGTAAATACAAAATATGAAGATAAAACGGGTTTATCCCTTAACGCCGAACGTAAAAGTTATATGACGGATAGTTTAAGGAACCCTATGTTTTTAAGAGCAGATTACTCTTACGAAATTTTAGGATTTAATTAA